In Sorghum bicolor cultivar BTx623 chromosome 10, Sorghum_bicolor_NCBIv3, whole genome shotgun sequence, one genomic interval encodes:
- the LOC8061599 gene encoding twinkle homolog protein, chloroplastic/mitochondrial: MPPRPSLHSLLLMAASASSSAAAAGGDSGLLLAARRRLAATAAAGGHRIRLLHSFSPGRVPRRPEVACCVRGAPDARRSAPAPTPLRSRNVHSANNYAAASEERLGQLIQKLKNEGINPKQWRLGNFQRMLCPQCNGGSSEELSLSVYIRKDGMNATWNCFRSKCGWRGFIQADGVTNISQGKTDIESETDQEVESKKTANKVYRKVIEEDLNLEPLCDELVEYFSTRMISAETLRRNKVMQRNWNNKISIAFTYRRDGVLVGCKYRAVDKTFSQEPNTEKIFYGLDDIKRAHDVIIVEGEIDKLSMDEAGYRNCVSVPDGAPPKVSSKIPDKEQDKKYNYLWNCKDYLDSASRIILATDDDGPGQALAEELARRLGKERCWRVKWPKKNDTDTCKDANEVLMFLGPQALRKVIEDAELYPIRGLFSFKDFFPEIDNYFLGIHGDELGIHTGWKSLDDLYKVVPGELTVVTGVPNSGKSEWIDALLCNINTQCGWKFVLCSMENKVKEHARKLLEKRIGKPFFDARYGGDAQRMTPDDFEAGKEWLNETFHLIRCEDDSLPSINWVLDLAKAAVLRHGVRGLVIDPYNELDHQRPSNQTETEYVSQILTKVKRFAQHHSCHVWFVAHPRQLHNWNGGPPNMYDISGSAHFINKCDNGIVIHRNRDQNAGPLDVVQVCVRKVRNKVIGQIGDAFLTYDRVTGQYKDAGKSTIAAVTAVQNRQNSYAKSKKDNVAYEMPFPHPVEDDSVSAEDDGNSFGLNSA, encoded by the exons ATGCCCCCGCGGCCGTCTCTCCACTCGCTGCTCCTCATGGCCGCCTCCGCCTCGtcgtccgccgccgcggccggcggGGACTCgggcctcctcctcgccgcgcgccgccgcctcgcGGCGACGGCCGCCGCGGGAGGACACCGCATCCGCCTGCTCCACTCGTTCTCGCCGGGACGCGTCCCCAGGCGGCCCGAGGTGGCCTGCTGCGTGCGCGGCGCACCGGACGCGCGGCGGTCGGCGCCCGCCCCCACTCCCCTGCGCTCAAGGAACG TTCATTCAGCAAACAACTATGCAGCTGCTTCTGAGGAGAGACTTGGGCAGCTCATTCAGAAGTTGAAAAATGAAGGTATTAATCCCAAGCAGTGGAGACTTGGAAATTTCCAGCGCATGTTGTGCCCACAG TGCAATGGTGGATCTAGCGAGGAGTTGAGTCTCAGTGTCTACATCCGAAAGGACGG TATGAATGCAACATGGAACTGTTTTAGATCTAAATGTGGCTGGAGAGGTTTTATCCAG GCTGATGGAGTTACCAACATATCCCAAGGAAAGACTGACATAGAAAGTGAAACTGACCAAGAGGTTGAATCTAAGAAGACGGCAAATAAGGTATACAGAAAAGTCATTGAAGAGGACCTCAATCTTGAGCCACTTTGCGACGAG CTTGTAGAATACTTCTCTACGAGAATGATTTCAGCGGAAACACTTCGAAGGAATAAAGTAATGCAACGTAACTGGAATAATAAG ATATCCATTGCTTTTACCTATAGACGTGATGGAGTTCTTGTTGGCTGCAAATACAGGGCAGTCGATAAGACATTTTCACAG GAGCCAAACACGGAGAAAATTTTTTATGGTCTGGATGATATAAAGCGTGCACATGATGTTATCATT GTGGAGGGTGAAATTGATAAGCTGTCCATGGATGAAGCTGGGTATCGTAATTGTGTCAGTGTGCCAGATGGTGCACCACCCAAAGTGTCCAGTAAAATCCCAGACAAAGAACAG GATAAGAAGTATAACTATCTTTGGAACTGCAAAGACTATCTTGATTCG GCATCAAGGATAATATTAGCAACTGATGATGATGGTCCAGGTCAGGCTCTGGCCGAGGAACTTGCTCGTCGACTTGGTAAAGAAAG ATGTTGGAGAGTCAAGTGGCCAAAGAAGAATGATACAGATACTTGTAAGGATGCAAATGAG GTACTGATGTTTTTAGGTCCACAAGCATTAAGAAAGGTTATAGAAGATGCAGAACTGTATCCAATAAGAGGCCTTTTTTCATTCAAAGATTTCTTCCCAGAGATTGATAATTACTTTCTTGGAATACATGGTGATGAGCTTGGTATTCATACTGGATGGAAATCTTTGGATGATCTTTACAAG GTTGTTCCTGGGGAATTGACTGTAGTAACTGGAGTACCGAATTCTGGTAAGAGCGAGTGGATAGATGCTTTATTATGCAATATAAACACACAATGTGGGTGGAAATTTGTTCTGTgctcgatggaaaacaag GTAAAGGAGCATGCTAGGAAACTCTTAGAGAAGCGCATTGGAAAACCATTCTTTGATGCTAG GTATGGTGGGGATGCGCAGCGGATGACTCCTGATGATTTTGAAGCAGGAAAAGAATGGTTAAATGAAACTTTCCATCTTATCCG GTGTGAAGATGATAGCCTTCCATCTATTAATTGGGTTCTTGACCTTGCAAAAGCTGCAGTTCTAAGACATGGAGTGCGTGGTCTTGTGATTGATCCTTATAATGAACTTGACCATCAGCGCCCCTCAAACCA GACAGAAACAGAATACGTCAGCCAGATTCTTACCAAGGTTAAGCGCTTTGCTCAGCACCATTCATGTCATGTATGGTTTGTTGCGCATCCTAGACAG CTTCATAACTGGAATGGAGGCCCACCTAATATGTATGACATAAGTGGAAGCGCACATTTCATAAACAAATGTGATAATGGAATTGTCATCCACAGAAACAGGGATCAAAATGCTGGCCCCCTTGATGTTGTGCAG gtttgtgtgaggaAGGTGCGGAATAAAGTGATTGGACAAATAGGAGATGCTTTCTTGACATATGACCg GGTTACTGGTCAATATAAAGATGCTGGTAAATCCACTATAGCAGCCGTAACAGCAGTGCAAAATCGGCAAAACAGTTATGCAAAGAGtaaaaaggacaatgtggcataTGAGATGCCATTTCCACATCCTGTTGAAGACGACTCAGTTTCTGCTGAAGACGATGGGAATAGTTTTGGTCTGAACAGTGCATAA